The Candidatus Pantoea soli genome window below encodes:
- the bcsQ gene encoding cellulose biosynthesis protein BcsQ codes for MPLVCVCSPKGGVGKTTLAANLAWSLARAGSKVLAIDFDVQNALRLHFGVPLQDGRGYVARADEQADWSQSILTTGGNIFVLPYGEVTEAQRERFEENLAKDPHFLRRGLDTVLNYPGLVIIADFPPGPGPALKAMQALADMHMVVMLADTASVSLLPQVENHRMIGQPLNARHGHYFVLNQSDNRRNISREVTAFMQQRLGENLLGVIHRDESVAEANAAQQSVYDFSPASAAAFDIELVAKRVANILHIHVGNGEVQAPIRSKY; via the coding sequence ATGCCGTTAGTTTGTGTCTGCTCGCCAAAAGGGGGAGTCGGAAAAACCACCCTGGCGGCCAACCTCGCCTGGAGCCTGGCGCGTGCCGGGAGCAAGGTGCTGGCCATCGATTTTGACGTGCAGAATGCGCTGCGCCTGCATTTTGGCGTGCCATTGCAGGATGGCCGCGGGTATGTGGCGCGCGCTGATGAGCAGGCTGACTGGAGCCAGTCCATTCTTACCACCGGCGGCAACATCTTTGTGCTGCCCTATGGTGAAGTGACCGAGGCGCAGCGCGAACGTTTTGAAGAGAATCTGGCAAAAGATCCGCACTTTCTGCGGCGCGGTCTGGATACCGTGCTGAATTATCCCGGTCTGGTGATCATTGCCGATTTCCCGCCGGGACCGGGACCGGCGCTTAAAGCCATGCAGGCGCTTGCCGATATGCATATGGTGGTGATGCTGGCCGATACCGCATCGGTGTCGCTGCTGCCACAGGTTGAAAATCACCGCATGATAGGGCAGCCGCTCAACGCCCGGCATGGCCACTATTTCGTGCTGAACCAGAGTGATAATCGCCGCAATATCAGTCGCGAAGTCACGGCATTTATGCAGCAGCGTCTCGGTGAAAATTTACTGGGCGTGATTCACCGTGATGAAAGCGTCGCGGAAGCCAATGCGGCACAGCAATCTGTTTATGATTTCAGCCCTGCCTCAGCGGCCGCGTTTGATATCGAGCTGGTGGCAAAACGCGTGGCCAATATCCTGCATATTCACGTCGGTAATGGCGAAGTTCAGGCACCGATTCGCAGTAAATATTAA
- the dppB gene encoding dipeptide ABC transporter permease DppB, protein MLQFILRRLGLVIPTFIGITLLTFAFVHLIPGDPVLIMAGERGITPERHAQLMAQFGLDQPMWKQYITYINGVLHGDLGISLKSRIPVWDEFVPRFKATLELGICAMIFAVAVGIPVGVLAAVKRGSVFDHTAVGISLTGYSMPIFWWGIMLIMLVSVQLNLTPVSGRVSDTIFLDDSHPLTGFMLIDTLLWGEEGDFKDAVMHMILPAIVLGTIPLAVIVRMTRSSMLEVLGEDYIRTARAKGLTRMRVIVVHALRNAMLPVVTVIGLQVGTLLAGAILTETIFSWPGLGRWLIEALQRRDYPVVQGGVLLVAILIILVNLLVDLLYGVVNPRIRHKK, encoded by the coding sequence ATGCTGCAATTCATACTCCGACGTCTGGGCCTTGTCATCCCAACGTTTATCGGTATCACACTTTTGACCTTCGCGTTTGTGCATCTGATCCCCGGCGATCCGGTGCTGATCATGGCAGGCGAGCGCGGCATCACGCCTGAACGCCACGCGCAGCTGATGGCGCAGTTTGGCCTCGATCAGCCGATGTGGAAACAGTACATCACCTATATCAACGGCGTGCTGCACGGCGATTTGGGTATCTCACTGAAAAGCCGTATCCCGGTATGGGATGAGTTCGTGCCGCGCTTTAAAGCCACGCTGGAACTGGGCATCTGCGCCATGATTTTCGCCGTTGCCGTGGGCATTCCGGTTGGCGTACTGGCGGCAGTGAAGCGCGGCTCTGTTTTTGATCATACGGCGGTGGGCATCTCGCTGACCGGCTACTCCATGCCGATTTTCTGGTGGGGCATTATGCTGATCATGCTGGTGTCGGTGCAGCTCAACCTGACGCCGGTCTCCGGGCGCGTCAGTGACACCATCTTCCTTGACGACAGCCATCCGCTCACCGGCTTTATGCTGATTGATACGCTGCTGTGGGGGGAAGAGGGCGACTTCAAAGACGCCGTCATGCACATGATCCTGCCGGCCATCGTGCTGGGCACCATTCCGCTGGCGGTGATTGTGCGCATGACGCGCTCTTCAATGCTGGAAGTGCTGGGGGAAGATTACATCCGCACGGCGCGCGCCAAAGGGCTGACGCGTATGCGCGTCATCGTGGTGCACGCGCTGCGTAACGCCATGCTGCCGGTGGTAACGGTGATTGGTCTGCAGGTCGGTACGCTGCTGGCGGGTGCGATTCTGACCGAAACCATTTTCTCCTGGCCGGGACTGGGTCGCTGGCTGATCGAAGCGCTGCAGCGCCGTGACTATCCGGTCGTGCAGGGCGGCGTTCTGCTGGTCGCCATCCTGATTATTCTGGTCAACCTGCTGGTTGATCTGTTGTATGGCGTGGTGAACCCGCGCATTCGTCATAAGAAATAA
- the bcsO gene encoding cellulose biosynthesis protein BcsO, with protein sequence MKNYDDLQRFKEKTQTLDIDFKDMSGQAQDVGHSQWAIMRQLASDDAPELGRGQRIDLPQPQPIRGYEFMASAAAAPAAAPAVTVAPPIASVSHVAPQTATSLFPPPVSAPAVTAIPTLPAAAAPPIASVTHVAPQTATSLFPPPVSAAAVTAVPTLPAAAAPPIASVTHVAPQKATALFPPPVSAAAVTAVPPPLAAAAPAPQPTAAPAPSRFGALFRSRTAESAPLSKDTPLKPLLEKIALCR encoded by the coding sequence ATGAAGAATTACGACGATCTGCAGCGATTCAAAGAAAAGACGCAAACGCTGGATATCGATTTTAAAGATATGTCGGGTCAGGCGCAGGACGTCGGGCACAGCCAGTGGGCGATCATGCGGCAGCTGGCAAGCGACGACGCGCCAGAGCTGGGACGCGGTCAGCGTATCGATCTGCCACAGCCCCAGCCGATTCGCGGTTATGAATTTATGGCGTCTGCCGCGGCCGCGCCCGCCGCGGCACCGGCAGTGACTGTCGCGCCGCCGATCGCCAGCGTCTCGCACGTCGCGCCGCAGACGGCGACCTCGCTGTTTCCGCCGCCGGTGTCCGCACCGGCAGTGACCGCCATACCAACGCTGCCGGCAGCCGCCGCACCGCCGATCGCCAGCGTCACACACGTCGCGCCACAGACGGCGACCTCACTGTTTCCGCCGCCGGTTTCCGCAGCGGCAGTGACCGCCGTACCAACGCTGCCTGCCGCCGCCGCACCGCCGATCGCCAGCGTCACGCACGTTGCGCCGCAGAAGGCGACCGCGCTATTTCCGCCGCCGGTGTCCGCAGCGGCAGTGACCGCCGTACCGCCTCCATTGGCAGCCGCCGCACCGGCACCTCAGCCGACGGCCGCGCCGGCACCTTCGCGGTTTGGGGCACTGTTCCGTTCCCGCACGGCGGAGTCGGCGCCGTTATCCAAAGACACGCCACTGAAACCGCTACTGGAGAAGATTGCGTTATGCCGTTAG
- the dppC gene encoding dipeptide ABC transporter permease DppC: protein MSAVDPVSASAAPKPMTPIQEFWHYFKRNKGAVTGLVYIILMLLVALFADVLAPHGPAEQFRDALLHPPVWQEGGSWSYILGTDDVGRDILSRLMFGARLSLLVGCLVVVLSLILGVIFGLMAGYLGGVVDATIMRLVDIMLALPSLLLALVLVAIFGPSIVNASLALTFVALPHYIRLTRAAVLVEVNRDYVTASSVAGAGTLRQMFINILPNCLAPLIVQASLGFSNAILDMAALGFLGMGAQPPTPEWGTMLSDVLQYAQSAWWVVTFPGVVILLTVLAFNLMGDGLRDALDPKLKQ from the coding sequence ATGTCTGCTGTTGATCCCGTAAGCGCAAGCGCTGCACCGAAGCCGATGACCCCGATTCAGGAATTCTGGCACTATTTCAAACGCAACAAGGGCGCCGTAACGGGCCTGGTTTACATCATTCTGATGCTGCTGGTGGCGCTGTTTGCCGATGTGCTGGCACCGCATGGCCCGGCCGAGCAGTTCCGTGACGCGCTGCTGCATCCGCCGGTATGGCAGGAAGGCGGCAGCTGGAGCTATATCCTGGGGACAGACGATGTGGGCCGTGACATCCTGTCGCGTCTGATGTTTGGCGCACGCCTGTCACTGCTGGTGGGGTGCCTGGTGGTGGTCCTTTCCCTGATCCTCGGCGTGATTTTCGGTCTGATGGCCGGTTATCTCGGCGGTGTGGTGGATGCCACTATTATGCGTCTGGTAGACATCATGCTGGCGCTGCCCAGCCTGCTGCTGGCGCTGGTACTGGTTGCCATCTTCGGACCGTCGATTGTCAACGCCTCGCTGGCGCTGACGTTTGTGGCGCTGCCGCACTATATCCGCCTGACGCGCGCCGCCGTGCTGGTGGAAGTCAACCGTGATTACGTTACCGCTTCCAGCGTGGCGGGCGCCGGTACGCTGCGCCAGATGTTCATCAACATTCTGCCTAACTGCCTGGCACCGCTGATTGTGCAGGCATCGCTGGGCTTCTCTAACGCCATCCTTGATATGGCGGCGTTAGGCTTTCTCGGTATGGGGGCTCAGCCGCCAACGCCGGAGTGGGGCACCATGCTCTCCGACGTGCTGCAGTATGCGCAAAGCGCCTGGTGGGTCGTCACCTTCCCTGGCGTGGTCATTCTGCTGACGGTACTGGCATTCAACCTCATGGGCGATGGTTTGCGTGATGCCCTCGACCCGAAACTCAAGCAGTAA
- the dppD gene encoding dipeptide ABC transporter ATP-binding protein, translated as MALLNVEKLSVHFGDEKTPFRAVDRISYQVEQGQVVGIVGESGSGKSVSSLAIMGLIDYPGRVKADKLEFNQRDLQRISEKERRQLVGAEVAMIFQDPMTSLNPCYTVGYQIMEALKVHQGGSKRTRRQRAIDLLEQVGIPDPASRLDVYPHQLSGGMSQRVMIAMAIACKPKLLIADEPTTALDVTIQAQIIELLLALQKQENMALILITHDLALVAEAAQHIIVMYAGQVVESGKAADIFKAPRHPYTQALLRALPEFAADKARLASLPGVVPGKYDRPNGCLLNPRCPYVTDRCRTEEPELRDIPGRQSKCHFPLDDAGRPTYES; from the coding sequence ATGGCGTTATTAAATGTAGAAAAACTGTCGGTGCATTTCGGCGACGAAAAAACACCGTTCCGGGCGGTAGACCGTATCAGCTACCAGGTTGAACAGGGCCAGGTTGTCGGCATTGTCGGGGAATCCGGCTCCGGTAAATCGGTCAGCTCGCTGGCGATCATGGGGCTGATTGATTATCCCGGCCGCGTAAAAGCAGACAAACTGGAGTTCAACCAGCGTGACCTGCAGCGTATTTCGGAAAAAGAGCGCCGCCAGCTGGTGGGCGCGGAAGTGGCGATGATCTTCCAGGACCCGATGACCAGCCTCAACCCGTGTTACACCGTGGGCTACCAGATTATGGAAGCGCTAAAGGTGCATCAGGGCGGCAGCAAACGCACGCGGCGTCAGCGGGCTATCGATCTGCTGGAGCAGGTGGGTATTCCCGATCCGGCTTCGCGTCTGGACGTGTATCCGCACCAGCTTTCCGGCGGGATGAGCCAGCGCGTCATGATTGCCATGGCCATTGCCTGTAAGCCCAAACTGCTGATTGCCGATGAGCCGACCACCGCACTGGATGTGACCATTCAGGCACAGATCATTGAACTGCTGCTGGCGTTACAGAAGCAGGAGAACATGGCGCTGATTCTGATAACCCACGATCTGGCGCTGGTGGCGGAAGCCGCACAGCACATTATCGTGATGTACGCCGGTCAGGTTGTGGAGAGCGGTAAAGCGGCGGATATCTTTAAAGCGCCGCGTCACCCTTACACCCAGGCGCTGCTGCGTGCGCTGCCGGAGTTTGCAGCCGATAAAGCGCGTCTGGCGTCGCTGCCGGGCGTGGTGCCGGGCAAGTACGATCGCCCGAACGGCTGTCTGCTGAACCCGCGCTGCCCCTACGTGACCGATCGCTGCCGAACTGAAGAACCTGAGCTGCGCGATATTCCGGGCCGCCAGTCCAAATGTCACTTCCCACTGGATGATGCCGGGAGACCGACTTATGAATCCTGA
- the dppF gene encoding dipeptide ABC transporter ATP-binding subunit DppF, with amino-acid sequence MNPDNTKQAYLLQAIDLKKHYPVKKGLFGQERLVKALDGVSFNLERGKTLAVVGESGCGKSTLGRLLTMIETPTEGQLFWHGQDLLKHDPQAQKLRRQKIQIVFQNPYGSLNPRKKISQILEEPLIINTTLSKAERREKTLEMMAKVGLKTEHYDRYPHMFSGGQRQRIAIARGLMLDPDVLIADEPVSALDVSVRAQVLNLMMDLQQDLGLSYVFISHDLSVVEHIADEVMVMYLGRCVEKGSKEAIFSNPRHPYTQALLSATPRLNPDDRRERIKLTGELPSPLNPPPGCAFNARCRRRFGTCVQLQPKLKQYGDQQIACFAVDQDEHQPAELP; translated from the coding sequence ATGAATCCTGATAACACGAAGCAGGCGTACCTGCTGCAGGCAATTGACCTGAAAAAACACTACCCGGTGAAGAAAGGCCTGTTTGGCCAGGAGCGTCTGGTCAAAGCGCTGGACGGCGTCTCCTTCAACCTGGAACGCGGTAAAACGCTGGCGGTGGTGGGCGAATCCGGCTGCGGAAAATCCACGCTGGGCCGTCTGCTGACCATGATTGAAACGCCGACCGAAGGGCAGCTTTTCTGGCACGGTCAGGATTTGCTGAAACACGATCCGCAGGCGCAAAAGCTGCGCCGGCAGAAAATCCAGATTGTGTTCCAGAACCCGTATGGCTCACTCAATCCGCGGAAAAAAATCAGTCAGATTCTGGAAGAGCCGTTGATCATCAACACCACGCTGAGCAAAGCGGAACGGCGTGAAAAAACGCTGGAGATGATGGCGAAAGTCGGCCTGAAAACCGAGCATTACGACCGCTACCCGCACATGTTTTCCGGCGGTCAGCGCCAGCGTATCGCCATCGCGCGCGGCCTGATGCTCGATCCGGATGTCCTGATTGCGGATGAACCGGTTTCTGCGCTGGACGTCTCGGTGCGCGCTCAGGTGCTCAACCTGATGATGGATTTGCAGCAGGATCTCGGGCTGTCCTATGTGTTCATCTCGCACGATCTGTCGGTGGTGGAGCATATCGCCGATGAAGTCATGGTGATGTATCTGGGACGCTGTGTGGAAAAGGGCAGCAAAGAGGCGATTTTCAGTAATCCCCGCCATCCTTATACGCAGGCGTTACTGTCTGCCACGCCGCGCCTCAACCCGGACGATCGCCGTGAGCGCATCAAGCTGACCGGTGAGCTGCCCAGCCCGCTGAATCCGCCGCCGGGCTGCGCGTTCAACGCCCGCTGCCGGCGTCGTTTCGGCACCTGTGTTCAGCTGCAGCCAAAACTGAAGCAGTACGGTGACCAGCAAATCGCCTGCTTCGCCGTGGACCAGGATGAGCATCAGCCGGCAGAACTGCCCTGA